A single genomic interval of Seriola aureovittata isolate HTS-2021-v1 ecotype China chromosome 10, ASM2101889v1, whole genome shotgun sequence harbors:
- the hrasa gene encoding HRas proto-oncogene, GTPase a, whose amino-acid sequence MTEYKLVVVGAGGVGKSALTIQLIQNHFVDEYDPTIEDSYRKQVVIDGETCLLDILDTAGQEEYSAMRDQYMRTGEGFLCVFAINNTKSFEDIHQYREQIKRVKDSDDVPMVLVGNKCDLPARTVDTRQAQELARSYGIPYIETSAKTRQGVEDAFYTLVREIRQHKLRKLNPPDESGQDCMSCRCVVS is encoded by the exons ATGACGGAGTAtaagctggtggtggtgggagctGGAGGCGTGGGCAAGAGTGCACTCACCATTCAGCTCATCCAGAACCACTTTGTGGATGAATATGACCCCACCATAGAG gacTCATACAGGAAACAAGTAGTGATTGACGGGGAGACCTGCCTGCTGGACATCCTGGACACTGCAGGTCAGGAAGAGTACAGCGCCATGAGGGACCAGTACATGAGGACAGGGGAGGGTTTCCTGTGCGTCTTTGCCATCAACAACACCAAATCTTTTGAGGACATTCACcagtacag AGAACAGATTAAACGTGTTAAGGACTCAGACGACGTTCCCATGGTGCTTGTGGGGAACAAATGTGACCTCCCAGCACGCACGGTGGACACAAGGCAAGCCCAGGAACTCGCCCGGTCCTATGGTATCCCTTACATTGAGACCTCTGCCAAGACACGACAG ggaGTAGAGGATGCCTTCTACACACTGGTCAGGGAGATCAGACAGCATAAACTGAGGAAGCTGAACCCACCTGATGAGAGCGGTCAGGACTGTATGAGCTGTCGCTGTGTGGTATCATGA
- the zgc:123278 gene encoding tumor susceptibility gene 101 protein has protein sequence MSYCEDTIKKMLPKAYVRKHVAHEIYVAATHFKNLVPMMDKYVYNDGTTKDLMSLTGTIPVLFNDKTYNIPICLWIEESYPQTAPICYIRPTREMMIVRGKFISSNGEVEMPYLEEWKNGECDLVTLLQVMAVMFGDFPPVCIQPHSEPEQASCWLQFQRQAEVLSKTDGSFYVSLLREDDQPFQQDNETSC, from the exons ATGTCATACTGTGAGGATACGATTAAGAAAATGCTCCCTAAG gcTTATGTACGCAAGCATGTGGCTCATGAAATATATGTTGCAGCGACTCACTTCAAAAATCTCGTACCCATGATGGATAAATACG TTTACAATGATGGAACCACAAAGGACTTGATGAGTCTAACCGGAACCATTCCTGTCTTATTTAATG aCAAAACCTACAACATACCCATATGCCTGTGGATTGAGGAAAGCTACCCCCAGACTGCTCCCATCTGCTACATCAGACCCACACGTGAGATGATGATCGTCAGAGGAAAGTTTATCTCCAGCAATGGTGAAGTGGAGATGCCTTACCTGGAGGAGTGGAAGAAT GGAGAGTGTGACCTAGTGACCCTGCTGCAGGTGATGGCTGTCATGTTCGGAGACTTTCCTCCTGTGTGTATACAGCCTCATTCAGAGCCCGAACAGGCCTCAT gTTGGCTACAGTTTCAGAGGCAAGCAGAGGTGCTTTCAAAAACAGATGGGAGTTTTTATGTGTCTTTACTCAGAGAAGATGATCAACctttccagcaggataatgaaACCAGCTGTTAG
- the tsg101a gene encoding tumor susceptibility 101a codes for MAVVNEGALKKMLKQYKYRDLTVREITNVISQYKDLKPVMDAYVFNDGSTRDLMSLTGTVPVSYRGNIYNIPVCLWLLDTYPYNPPICFVKPTSAMMIKTGKHIDANGKIYLPYLHEWKHPQSDLYGLIQVMIVVFGEEPPVFSRPTAQAPYQSFQAAGPPNPSYMPGMPAVSPYGPTPNPGGYPGYQYPGGNSYPATAGPTHYPTQTPVSTVGQSRDGTIGEDTIRASLISAVSDKLRWRMKEEMDRAQAELDALKRTEEDLKKGHQKLEEMVSRLDQEVTEVDRNIELLKRKDEELSDALEKMENQSENNDIDDVIVPTAPLYKQILNLYAEENAIEDTIFYLGEALRRGVIDLEVFLKHVRLLSRKQFQLRALMQKARKTAGLSDLY; via the exons ATGGCAGTTGTCAACGAAGGTGCCCTGAAGAAAATGCTGAAG CAATACAAATACAGAGATCTGACTGTTCGTGAGATAACGAATGTCATCTCCCAGTACAAGGACTTGAAGCCAGTTATGGATGCTTACG tgtttaatgATGGCTCCACAAGAGACCTGATGAGCTTGACAGGAACAGTCCCAGTGAGCTACAGAG GCAATATCTACAACATcccagtgtgtctgtggctgctcGACACATATCCCTACAACCCTCCAATATGTTTTGTCAAACCTACCAGTGCCATGATGATCAAAACTGGCAAGCACATCGATGCTAATGGCAAGATCTACCTGCCTTATTTACATGAGTGGAAGCAT CCTCAGTCAGACCTGTATGGTCTGATTCAGGTGATGATTGTGGTGTTTGGAGAGGAGCCTCCTGTGTTTTCACGTCCCACTGCACAAGCTCCCTACCAATCCTTCCAAGCAGCTGGACCCCCAAACC CTTCCTACATGCCTGGCATGCCTGCAGTGTCACCCTATGGCCCAACTCCTAACCCAGG AGGCTATCCAGGATACCAGTACCCAGGAGGCAACTCTTATCCGGCCACTGCAGGCCCTACACACTACCCAACCCAGACTCCAGTCTCCACAGTTG GTCAGAGCAGAGATGGCACCATTGGCGAGGACACCATCCGTGCATCTCTGATTTCTGCAGTAAGTGACAAACTTCGCtggaggatgaaggaggagatggaCAGAGCTCAGGCTGAGCTGGATGCCCTGAAGCGAACAGAGGAAGACCTGAAGAAAGGACATCAGAAACTGGAAGAGATGGTCTCAAGACTGGACCAGGAAGTG ACTGAGGTCGACAGGAACATTGAGCTGCTGAAGAGAAAGGACGAGGAGCTGAGTGACGCCTTGGAGAAGATGGAGAACCAGTCAGAGAACAATGACATTGATGACGTCATTGTGCCCACCGCTCCGCTGTACAAACAGATCCTGAACCTGTATGCTGAGGAGAATGCAATTGAGGACACTATCTTCTACCTGGGAGAGGCCCTGCGTAGGGGCGTCATAGACCTGGAAGTTTTCCTCAAG CATGTACGCCTTCTGTCCAGGAAGCAGTTCCAGCTTCGTGCTCTCATGCAGAAAGCCCGCAAGACTGCTGGCCTTAGTGACCTCTACTGA
- the ldha gene encoding L-lactate dehydrogenase A chain: protein MSTKEKLITHVMKEEPIGSRNKVTVVGVGMVGMASAISVLLKDLCDELALVDVMEDKLKGEAMDLQHGALFLKTHKIVGDKDYSVTAHSRVVVVTAGARQQEGESRLNLVQRNVNIFKFIIPNIVKYSPNAILLVVSNPVDILTYVAWKLSGFPRHRVIGSGTNLDSARFRHIMGEKLHLHPSSCHGWIVGEHGDSSVPVWSGVNVAGVSLQTLNPKMGGEGDAEHWKEVHKMVVAGAYDVIKLKGYTSWAIGMSVADLVESITKNLHKVHPVSTLVQGMHGVKDEVFLSVPCVLGNSGLTDVIHMTLKPEEEKQLVKSAETLWGVQKELTL, encoded by the exons ATGTCCACCAAGGAGAAGCTGATTACCCATGTGATGAAGGAGGAGCCTATTGGCAGCAGGAACAAGGTGACGGTGGTGGGTGTCGGCATGGTGGGCATGGCCTCCGCCATCAGCGTCCTGCTCAag GACTTGTGCGATGAGCTGGCCCTGGTTGATGTGATGGAGGACAAGTTGAAGGGTGAGGCCATGGACCTGCAGCACGGAGCCCTCTTCCTGAAGACACACAAGATTGTCGGCGACAAag ACTACAGTGTGACAGCCCATTCCAGGGTGGTGGTCGTGACTGCCGGTGCCCGCCAGCAGGAGGGTGAGAGCCGTCTGAACCTGGTGCAGCGCAACGTCAACATCTTCAAGTTCATCATCCCCAACATCGTGAAGTACAGCCCCAACGCAATCCTGTTGGTGGTCTCTAACCCAG TGGACATCCTGACCTACGTGGCCTGGAAGCTGAGCGGTTTCCCCCGTCACCGTGTCATTGGCTCTGGCACCAACCTGGACTCTGCCCGTTTCCGCCACATCATGGGAGAGAAGCTCCACCTCCATCCTTCAAGCTGCCACGGCTGGATCGTCGGAGAGCACGGAGACTCCAGTG TGCCCGTGTGGAGCGGCGTGaatgttgctggtgtttctctGCAGACCCTTAACCCAAAGATGGGAGGCGAGGGTGACGCTGAGCACTGGAAGGAGGTTCACAAGATGGTGGTTGCTGG AGCCTATGACGTTATCAAGCTGAAGGGCTACACTTCCTGGGCCATCGGCATGTCTGTAGCTGACCTGGTGGAGAGCATCACAAAGAACCTGCACAAGGTGCACCCTGTGTCCACACTGGTCCAG GGCATGCATGGAGTGAAGGATGAGGTCTTCCTGAGTGTCCCCTGTGTCCTGGGCAATAGCGGTCTGACAGATGTCATTCACATGACACTGAAGCCCgaagaggagaagcagctgGTGAAGAGCGCCGAGACCCTGTGGGGCGTACAGAAGGAGCTCACTCTGTGA